TGGAAGAGACCTACGGGATCATGGTCTACCAGGAACAGGTCATGCGGATCTTGAACCGGCTGGGCGGCATCGAGCTGAGCAAAGCGTACGCAACTATTAAAGCGATCTCGAAAAAGAAGACCGACGTGATCGCGGCTGGTCGAGAGGCGTTCATGCTCGGCGCGGTCGAGCGGGGGCTCGACAAGGCAAAAGCCAAAGAAATCTTTGATCTGATCGAGTTCTTCGGCGGTTACGGCTTCAACAAGAGCCACTCGACCGCCTATGCCCTCGTCGCCTACCAGACCGCCTACCTGAAGACCCACTACCCGACCGAGTACATGGCCGCCGTACTCACGTCCGAGATGGACGGCTCGGAGCGGGAAAAGTTCTTTGTTGAGCATATCGACGATTGCCGACGCATGGGTCTGGCGGTTCTGCCGCCGAACGTCAACGAAGGGGTTGTCGGCTTCCGCCCGGCCGATCAGGAGAAGACGATTCACTTCGGCCTCGGGTCGATCAAGGGGGTCGGCTTCAAGGCGGTCGAGACGATCGTCGAGGCCCGAGTGACCGGAGGCCCGTTCACCAGTCTGGATGACTTCTGCGAGCGGGTGCCGTCGAAGGACGTCGGCCAGGGGGTGACGGAAATCCTTATCAAGGCCGGTGCGTTCGACACGCTGGGCGCCCGTCGCAGCCAGCTTCTGGCCGTGCTCCCTCGGGCGGTCCAGGGGGGACAGGCCCGGCAGGAAGACCGCAAGCGAGGGCAAAAGAGCCTGTTCGACGCCTTCGATGCCGCCGTCGCCGTGGCCGAGCCGGAGACGATCGTCACCAGCCTGCCCGACGTTCCCGAGATGTCCGACGCCGAGCGGCTGGCCGAGGAAAAGAAAGTGCTGGGCTTTTATATGTCGAGCCATCCCCTGGCGCGGCATGAGGCGCTGATCGAGGCCTTCCGCACCCACACGGTCGCCCAGCTCGCCGAGTTGCCTGACAAGGTCGAGGTGGTGCTCGGCGGCATTTTGGCCGGGGTGAAGCCGCGCAACGTGCAGAAGAGCCGATCGGGCCTGACCCGGATGGCCAAGCTCTCGGTCGAGGATCTGACCGGTTCGACCCCGGCGATGCTCTGGCCCGAGGAGTACGCCAAGCAGCAGGACCTGGTGCGCGACGACCTGATCTGCTTCGTCCGGGGCCAGCTTAGCCGCCAGCGCGAGCCGGCCGAGCTGATCGTCAGCCGGATCATCCCCATCGAACGGGCCGGGGCCGAGCTGTGCCGGGGCCTGGTCGTTCGGCTGAACAAGGGGGCGCACGGCGATCAGGAACTCGACCGCCTCGGCCGGGTGCTCGGTCAGTACCAGGGGAACCTGGAGGTCTACTTCGAGGTCTTCGGCCTGCCCAACGCCCACCGGGCCATCTTCCGCGCCGGGGCGTCGTGGCGGGTCCGGCATGATGATGCGTTGATCGCCGCCCTGGAGTCGACCGTCGGGGCCGGGAATGTCTTTTTGCTCGGCCACCGAGGGGCAGCGGCGCCGCCCTCGATGGGTTAAGGGTCGGGAGGGGGTTGCGGTGATGCTTCCTCGTTCGACCTTTGCCGAGTGAGAATAAAGACGGCGTAGACGGAGCCAGGCTCTTGAGCGTCGCAGGGATCCCCCTCACCCGGCCTTACGGCCACCTCTCCCCCGCGAGGGGGGCGAGGGTTGGGAGCGGGCGGCCAAGAGAAACGCGGAACGTCGGGAGGCCGCTCGCGTCCTTGATCGGCGAGGGAGAGGGCTTACTTGCTCTTGATGAGCTTCTTGGCGTCGTGGAGGGTGCGGCGGACCCATCGGCTCATTTTCTCGGCGGGCATGAGGACCTTGCCTTTGAGGACTTCGTTGGGGCGGGCCTTGAAGATGGTGGTGTGGATGGTGCCGTCCCAGCCCTCGGGGGCCTGCTCGGTGTAGTAGTAACCGGCGAACGACTTGCGGGTGTTTCCCTGGGGGCACTTGACGGCGGTGACGCCGTGGTAGCTGATCTCGCTGGTGGCGAAGATCACGCAGCGGTTGAAGATCGGCGAGAAGGAGTGGTGGCAGACCTTGACCTTCTTGTCCCAGAGCTCGACGTTGCCGCCCCACTCGGGCTTCCAGTCCTTGTTGAAGTAGACCAGGATGTTCAGGCGGCGGTGCAGCTTCCGGTCGCGGATGTAGTTGAAGTCGACGTGAACGTCGAGGTGCCCCTGGGGGCCGGTCTGGTGCATTCCGCCGCCGACGAGCTTCGGATCGTCGAGCAGGTCGGGGATCTCGAAGATGTAGGAGAGATCGTCGCGGAACTCGGGAGAGGCGAGCAGGCGGTTCAGCTCGGCGATCGGCTCGGGGAACTTCGACGAGTCGGTGAGCTGGACCTTGCCGCGCTCGTTCAGGGCGGCGAACTCGCGGCCCATCGACGAGGCCTCTTCGTAGGTCGGGAAGGCGGCGAGCACCCGATTGGCGAAGTCTTCCTCAAGAAAGCCATCGATGCAGAGGCTCGGGAAGGGGGTCGCGTTGCGGACGCGATCGCGAAGGGCGTCGCGGTCGAACGGCTTGATGCTCATGGATGTGATGGCTCGTGGTGCCAGAGATCGAGGATTGAACGGAGTCGGGACAGGATTGGGGGAGGGACCGATCTCCCGCATCCTCCGATTGATCAGGGATACGGCGCTGCCCCACCGTTGGTGACGGCCGACTTCAAGCCTAATTCGCGGTGTCGGCGGTTGTCAAAGTGATTCGGGTTTCCTCCCGGGTCGTCAGCCCGGTGCCGGATCGATAGGGACGGTCGGACAAAGGAACAGGACGGGGGCTGATCCTCGTCGGTCCTTTTCGGTAAGATGGGCGATCCGCCAAAGCACCATTGCGTGAAGCATCGTTGAGGGAAGAGGCCATGCCGGTGTCTGTTGTTGCGTCCCGATCCATCCGGTCGATTGCGATAGGGTGGTTCGCCCTTCTGGGAGCCTTGCTTGGGGGGGCCGCTTCGGCGGGGGCGAATGGTTCGAAGCCGATCCAACTGGCGGAATCGCCTGCGCTATCTCCTGACGGCAAGACCCTGGTGTTTTCCTGGGCGGGCGATCTCTGGACCGTTTCGACCGAAGGAGGAACAGCGCGTCGGCTGACCTTCCATCCCGGCCTCGACACCGAACCGGCCTTTTCCCCCGACGGGGAGACGATCGCCTTCGTCTCGGACCGCGAAGACGGCCGGCAGGTCTATCGGATGCCCGCCTCGGGGGGTGTTCCGGTCCCCTTGACGGCTCATAGCGAGGGCTACCGCCTGGAAGGGTGGTCGCCCGACGGCCGGCAATTGCTGGTCAATGCCTCGCGGGACCACTTCTGGAGGCACGCCGAGCGGTTCTTTTTGATCAACGCCGAGGAGCGATCGGCCGAGCATCCGTTGTTCGACGCCTATGGCTCGGAGGGATCGCTCTCGCCCGACGGATCGACCTTGCTGTTTGTTCGGGAAGGGGTGGCCTGGTGGCGCAAGGGGTATCGCGGATCGCAGGACGCCCAGATCTGGAGCTATGATCGGGAGTCGGGCGCGTTCACCAAGGTGCTTGATCCCGAAGGGGGGGCCCGCTGGCCGCTCTGGAAGCCCGACGGCGAGGGATTTTACTACGTGGCCGAGCACAACGGGGCCTTGAACCTGAGGGAGCACGCGCTCGAATCAGGCGAGGACCGGGCCTTGACAAGCTTCGATGACGACTCGGTCGTCTTCCCG
This genomic interval from Tautonia rosea contains the following:
- a CDS encoding 2OG-Fe(II) oxygenase, with protein sequence MSIKPFDRDALRDRVRNATPFPSLCIDGFLEEDFANRVLAAFPTYEEASSMGREFAALNERGKVQLTDSSKFPEPIAELNRLLASPEFRDDLSYIFEIPDLLDDPKLVGGGMHQTGPQGHLDVHVDFNYIRDRKLHRRLNILVYFNKDWKPEWGGNVELWDKKVKVCHHSFSPIFNRCVIFATSEISYHGVTAVKCPQGNTRKSFAGYYYTEQAPEGWDGTIHTTIFKARPNEVLKGKVLMPAEKMSRWVRRTLHDAKKLIKSK